A portion of the Aphelocoma coerulescens isolate FSJ_1873_10779 chromosome 11, UR_Acoe_1.0, whole genome shotgun sequence genome contains these proteins:
- the SHCBP1 gene encoding SHC SH2 domain-binding protein 1 codes for MAEPRPPGPQGDGRDSPAAGAGPQDRAEQAERDLHREDAESDSSADSWSDYGSRDKPGTTLGRTVPDGNVLFPDIFHTDHLLFYERFRAYQDYILADCKASEVKQFIAEYLGKVLEPSGWQAIWRTDVFEVLVGVVGVNFLDLKAVVQLSEPFLCESQDGSFTLECMQELLELKEHQILLQELWVVYDESGEFDQTALAIEHVRFFYRCIWRTWDEEEEDEFDYFVRCVEPRLRLHYDVLEHRVPSGLVADYQNLLAKCEELYEKFLNVRNSISSNDSDSEAENVSMVEGLKLYDKVEQLKQKLKLIENPLLRYVFGYQKYGSLQAKGLRPTGARVTHVVPWTMTASLLHLLARDKLCPESCEGLEIQFHRDPLAAVNACYEGDRVIICPGHYVVDGVFCIADSVEIEGYGLPDDVVIEKQGKGDNFFDCTGGNIKISNLKLVQHDAVEGILNVHHGKTTLENCVLQCETTGITVRTSAELLMKNSDLYGAKGAGVEIYPGSACTLLHNGIHHCKEGILVKNFLDEDYEAPKITMVNNMIHNNEGYGVVLVRPVMASEMKDASAQGTKGNTQPTQAGDETACAKGSRQEQPGCVTDELELYKRAGTSEQTENNSEIANVLGATSAKKCQMHKKRLSELGFTEADDNLMSQKMFVSVEGNQFKWNGKGSFGIFLF; via the exons ATGGCGGAGCCGCGCCCGCCGGGACCGCAGGGGGATGGCCGGGACTCGCCGGCTGCCGGCGCCGGCCCGCAGGACCGCGCCGAGCAGGCCGAGAGAG ATCTGCACCGGGAAGATGCTGAGAGTGATTCGAGTGCTGACTCCTGGAGTGACTATGGCAGTCGTGACAAACCAGGGACTACTTTGGGAAGGACTGTGCCAGACGGGAACGTGCTTTTTCCAGATATTTTTCATACCGATCATCTTTTGTTTTACGAGCGATTCAGAGCTTACCAGGATTACATCTTGG CTGACTGCAAAGCTTCTGAGGTGAAGCAGTTCATAGCCGAATACCTGGGGAAGGTCCTTGAGCCCTCTGGCTGGCAGGCGATCTGGCGCACTGATGTGTTTGAGGTCCTTGTTGGG GTGGTTGGTGTGAATTTCTTGGATCTGAAGGCAGTTGTGCAGCTCAGTGAGCCGTTCCTGTGCGAGTCCCAGGATGGCAGCTTTACCCTGGAATGCAtgcaggagctcctggagctgaAGGAACATCAGatcctgctgcaggagctgtgggttGTGTATGATGAGTCAGGAGAGTTTGACCAGACAGCACTAGCCATAGAGCATGTCAG GTTCTTCTACCGGTGCATCTGGAGGACGtgggacgaggaggaggaggatgagttTGATTACTTCGTTCGATGTGTTGAGCCTCGACTGAGACT GCACTATGATGTCCTGGAACACCGGGTGCCTTCTGGGCTGGTAGCTGATTATCAGAACTTGTTGGCTAAATGTGAAGAACTTTATGAGAAGTTTTTAAATGTGAGGAACAGCATATCAAGCAATGATTCGGACTCAGAAGCAGAAAATGTTTCCATGGTGGAAGGACTAAAATTGTATGACAAAGTGGAGCAGTTAAAACAAAAGCTAAAACTAATTGAGAATCCTCTGCTGAG GTACGTGTTTGGTTACCAGAAGTATGGCAGCCTCCAGGCTAAAGGACTGAGACCAACGGGTGCCAGGGTCACTCATGTTGTGCCCTGGACCATGACAGCAAGTCTGCTTCATCTGTTGGCAAGGGACAAACTTTGCCCAGAATCTTGTGAAGGCCTAGAAATACAG TTTCACCGTGATCCACTGGCAGCTGTAAATGCCTGTTATGAAGGAGACAGAGTCATCATCTGTCCTGGCCATTATGTTGTCGATGGCGTCTTCTGCATTGCTGATTCAGTTGAGATAGAAG GCTATGGCCTGCCAGATGATGTCGTGATAGAAAAACAAGGTAAAGGAGACAACTTCTTTGACTGTACAGGAGGCAATATAAAGATCTCCAATTTGAAGTTAGTACAACATGATGCTGTGGAGGGGATTTTAA ATGTCCATCATGGGAAAACCACGCTGGAGAATTGTGTGTTACAGTGTGAAACCACAGGAATAACAGTGAGGACATCAGCTGAGCTACTGATGAAAAACTCAGATCTCTATGGGGCCAAG GGTGCTGGTGTGGAAATCTATCCAGGAAGTGCGTGCACCCTGCTGCACAACGGAATCCACCACTGCAAGGAGGGAATACTGGTCAAG AACTTCTTAGATGAGGATTATGAGGCTCCCAAGATAACCATGGTTAATAATATGATCCATAATAATGAAGGATATGGTGTGGTCCTGGTTAGACCAGTGATGGCCTCTGAAATGAAGGATGCTTCAGCACAGGGAACtaaag GGAATACACAACCTACCCAGGCAGGTGATGAGACAGCCTGTGCCAAGGGCTCCAGACAAGAACAACCTGGATGTGTAACTGATGAGTTGGAGCTTTATAAGCGAGCTGGGACTTCTgaacaaactgaaaacaactcTGAAATTGCAAATGTACTTGGGGCTACTTCTGCAAAGAAGTGCCAGATGCACAAGAAAAGACTGAGTGAACTGGGCTTTACAGAAGCTGATGACAACTTAATGTCACAGAAAATGTTTGTCTCTGTTGAGGGCAATCAGTTCAAATGGAATGGGAAAGGAAGTTTTGGTATCTTTCTTTTCTGA